A part of Cannabis sativa cultivar Pink pepper isolate KNU-18-1 chromosome 6, ASM2916894v1, whole genome shotgun sequence genomic DNA contains:
- the LOC133039115 gene encoding uncharacterized protein LOC133039115 — protein sequence MPANRSWMKAHRRSAEFRSGVDEFVAVATNHVNADGLARCPCMRCLNVNFHTPATIRVHLFLSGIQPSYNPWYFHMETFSQPAVELPENDEEEMADVLADMLRGDPGFDESANTTDSFNEPPINDNNKFDDLFKEMEAELYPGCKKSALNALVKLMHCKVLNRWSNHSFDMLLSILIDLFPEGTKLPKSHYESKMRLRNLGLGYDSIDVCKYNCAIFWKENEKKEFCPVCGESRWVKRKGKGKKVPHKVMRYFPLTPRLKRLYCSRHTAEDMRWHYSQRPKEDGVLRQPADAEEWKQFDRLHPSFAVEPRNVRLGLATDE from the exons ATGCCTGCCAACCGAAGTTGGATGAAGGCGCACCGACGCTCTGCAGAGTTTCGAAGTGGCGTTGACGAGTTCGTTGCGGTAGCAACGAACCACGTGAACGCTGACGGATTAGCTCGATGCCCATGCATGCGGTGTTTGAATGTGAATTTCCACACACCTGCAACTATAAGGGTTCATTTATTTCTCAGCGGGATCCAACCTTCGTACAACCCCTGGTATTTCCACATGGAGACTTTCTCTCAGCCCGCAGTTGAACTTCCTGAAAATGACGAAGAGGAAATGGCAGATGTGTTGGCGGACATGTTAAGAGGGGACCCTGGGTTTGACGAATCTGCTAACACTACTGATTCTTTCAATGAACCCCCTATCAACGACAACAACAAGTTCGATGACTTGTTTAAGGAGATGGAGGCTGAGTTATATCCAGGTTGCAAAAAATCAGCCCTCAATGCACTGGTAAAGCTTATGCACTGCAAGGTTTTGAATAGGTGGAGCAACCACTCTTTCGATATGTTGCTGTCCATCTTGATTGATCTATTTCCAgaggggacaaaattaccgaAGTCGCATTATGAGTCGAAGATGCGATTGCgcaatctaggtttgggttacgACTCAATAGATGTGTGCAAGTATAATTGTGCTATTTTCTGGAAGGAGAATGAGAAGAAGGAGTTTTGCCCTGTATGTGGCGAATCACGATGGGTGAAAAGAAAGGGTAAGGGGAAAAAAGTTCCTCACAAAGTTATGCGTTACTTCCCACTCACACCTAGGCTGAAACGATTATATTGCTCAAGACACACTGCGGAGGATATGCGGTGGCATTACTCGCAGAGACCAAAAGAAGACGGTGTGCTTAGGCAACCTGCGGATGCTGAAGAATGGAAGCAGTTTGACCGCCTTCATCCGTCTTTTGCTGTTGAACCTAGAAATGTTAGACTGGGATTGGCGACTGacg agtga